A genomic segment from Oncorhynchus clarkii lewisi isolate Uvic-CL-2024 chromosome 12, UVic_Ocla_1.0, whole genome shotgun sequence encodes:
- the LOC139422824 gene encoding protein strawberry notch homolog 1-like isoform X2, protein MMDPGQDLLLAALSESGICPNDLFDFDPQDAAMLSPTPQSISISALGVDSGMEPTGVTAPPNSTGTIRHKPQPSTTTFVLNQLNQLPSLGTIVVTKPSTGGTARHTITVTKVVHTTPSALRGSTSTLTSSTALPSAVSTVVSSSLEQIQLKDLLRTGGLKGSTMKGSSLVELMRLKPPHDIAQPVATAIATGTTELNNGIKEVSGKDSARVWVNDDVKVRSFSPTLKLPGMEEEAEEEEDEELGHAETYAEYMPMKLRIGLRHPDQVVETSSLSSVNPPNVWYRMSIPEETIDRGWLSALQLEAITYAAQQHETFLPNGDRASYLIGDGAGVGKGRTIAGIIYENYLLGRKRSLWFSVSNDLKYDAERDLKDIGAKNIPVYSLNKFKYGKISSKHNGSVKKGVIFATYSSLIGESQSGGKYKTRFKQLLHWCGQAFDGVIVYDECHKAKNVCPIGSSKPTKTGLAVLELQNKLPKARVVYASATGASEPRNMAYMSRLGIWGEGTPFREFSNFIQAVERRGVGAMEIVAMDMKLRGMYIARQLSFTGVTFKIEQVPLTTHYIKMYNKSVHLWVAAREKFQAAANLMDAEQRMKKSMWGQFWSAHQRFFKYLCIASKVRRVVQLAREEVKNGKCVVIGLQSTGEARTLEALEEGGGELNDFVSTAKGVLQSLVEKHFPAPDREKLFSLLGIDLPVMKIPFPSEAAAEQKGKKRKGANIKKAEKRKRTSGGLSGNSSDDSKSEESHKDDAESDDSFKSVSSGEDDEDDFNPFKDDSSEDEEDDPWLSGKRKGVKKCKEKKKKKSIDPDSIHSALLASGLGSIRPAFTTPPVKISSTPAIAKAEVDDSCMTSQDAVEDAQQMKRDLLDQLDKLAQDLPPNTLDELIDELGGPDNVAEMTGRKGRVVSNDDGSISYESRSELDVPVEILNLTEKQRFMDGEKNIAIISEAASSGISLQADRRVKNQRRRVHMTLELPWSADRAIQQFGRTHRSNQVTAPEYVFLISELAGEQRFASIVAKRLESLGALTHGDRRATETRDLSKFNFDNKYGRNALEIVMKSIVNLDFPLVNPPSNFEGDFYKEILHGLIGVGLIHVEDRSGILSLDKDYNNIGKFLNRILGMAVQEQNALFQYFSDTLAAVIQNAKKNGRYDMGILDLGSGDEKVKKMEAKKFLTPGYSTSGHVELYTVSVERGMSWEDATHAWAEQSGPDDGFYVQIRNNKKTAILVKEVNSKKRLFLVYRPNTGKQLKLEAYADIKKKCKKVLSDDAKQHWMDQYQSSAEICSHAYWRGNCKKVSVGLQCEVGLRCRTYYVLCGSVLSVWTKVEGVLASVSGTNIKMQIVRLRTEDGQRIVGLIIPINCVSPLTNILSSSDQSQQLAVQQQQKWQQLHPQSLSHMHNMGSPHSLA, encoded by the exons ATGATGGATCCTGGACAGGATTTGCTCCTAGCAGCCCTGAGCGAGAGCGGCATCTGCCCTAACGACCTGTTTGACTTTGACCCTCAGGATGCTGCAATGCTGTCTCCCACCCCACAG TCCATCTCCATCAGTGCCCTGGGTGTTGACTCGGGGATGGAGCCAACGGGAGTCACAGCTCCACCCAATTCTACAGGCACAATCAGG CACAAACCTCAACCCTCAACCACCACATTTGTCTTAAATCAACTGAATCAGTTGCCATCGCTGGGAACAATCGTTGTGACCAAGCCCTCAACTGGAGGCACTGCCAGACATACCATCACAGTCACCAAGGTAGTCCATACCACTCCCTCAGCCCTGCGGGGGTCCACTTCCACACTCACCTCCTCCACGGCTCTCCCCTCCGCAGTCTCCACAGTGGTTTCTTCCAGTCTAGAGCAG ATCCAGCTGAAGGACCTGTTGAGGACAGGCGGTCTGAAGGGCAGCACCATGAAGGGTAGTAGTCTGGTGGAACTCATGAGGCTCAAGCCACCTCACGACATCGCCCAGCCGGTCGCCACAGCAATAGCCACAGGCACCA CGGAACTGAACAACGGGATAAAGGAGGTGTCAGGTAAAGACTCCGCTCGGGTCTGGGTGAACGACGACGTGAAAGTGCGGAGCTTCTCACCTACACTA AAACTcccaggaatggaggaggaggctgaggaagaggaggatgaagagttGGGTCATGCTGAGACATACGCTGAGTACATGCCCATGAAAT TGCGGATCGGGCTACGTCACCCAGACCAGGTTGTGGAGACAAGCTCCCTGTCCAGTGTGAATCCTCCCAACGTGTGGTACAGAATGTCCATACCGGAGGAGACCATCGACCGCGGCTGGCTGTCTGCTCTGCAGCTGGAGGCCATCACATACGCTGCCCAG CAACATGAAACATTCCTCCCTAACGGCGATCGAGCGTCCTATCTGATAGGAGACGGGGCCGGAGTGGGGAAGGGCCGAACCATCGCTGGGATAATCTACGAGAACTACCTCCTGGGCAGAAAGAGATCACTTTG GTTCAGTGTTTCTAATGACCTGAAGTATGATGCAGAGAGGGATCTGAAAGACATAGGAGCCAAGAACATTCCAGTCTATTCCCTCAACAAG TTTAAGTATGGTAAGATCTCGTCCAAACACAACGGCAGTGTGAAGAAGGGGGTGATCTTCGCTACGTATTCCTCTCTGATAGGAGAGAGCCAGTCTGGAGGGAAGTACAAGACCCGCTTCAAACAGCTGCTCCACTGGTGTGGACAGGCCTTCGACGGAGTC ATTGTGTATGACGAGTGTCACAAAGCAAAAAATGTCTGTCCCATCGGCTCGTCCAAACCCACCAAGACTGGACTGGCCGTCCTGGAGCTGCAAAACAAACTGCCCAAGGCGCGGGTGGTGTACGCTAGCGCCACTG GTGCGTCTGAGCCCCGTAACATGGCCTACATGAGCCGGCTGGGCATATGGGGGGAGGGGACCCCCTTCAGAGAGTTTAGCAACTTCATTCAGGCTGTGGAGCGCCG AGGTGTGGGTGCTATGGAGATAGTTGCCATGGATATGAAGCTGAGGGGGATGTACATCGCCAGGCAGCTGAGCTTCACGGGTGTCACGTTCAAGATTGAGCAGGTTCCTTTGACAACCCACTACATCAAGATGTACAACAAGTCTGTACACCTG TGGGTGGCTGCGCGGGAGAAGTTCCAGGCGGCTGCTAACCTGATGGATGCAGAGCAGCGGATGAAGAAGTCCATGTGGGGTCAGTTCTGGTCGGCCCACCAGAGGTTCTTCAAGTACCTCTGCATTGCGTCCAAGGTCCGCAGGGTGGTGCAGCTCGCCAGGGAGGAGGTCAAAAACGGAAAG TGTGTTGTGATTGGTCTCCAGTCGACAGGAGAGGCCAGAACACTGGAGGCcctggaggaaggaggaggagagctcAACGACTTTGTCTCCACCGCTAA AGGTGTGCTCCAGTCTCTGGTTGAGAAGCACTTCCCAGCTCCAGACAGAGAAAAGCTGTTCAGCCTGCTGGGCATTGACCTGCCGGTCATGAAGATCCCCTTCCCCAGCGAGGCTGCAGCAGAGCAGAAGGGAAAGAAGAGGAAAG GTGCCAACATAAAGAAggcagagaagaggaagagaacatCAGGTGGTCTGTCGGGGAACAGCTCTGATGACAGCAAATCAGAAGAGTCTCATAAGGACGATGCGGAGAGTGACGACAGCTTCAAGTCGGTCAGCTCGGGAGAAGATGACGAAGACGACTTCAATCCCTTCAAGGATGATTCCAgcgaggatgaggaggatg ACCCCTGGCTGTCTGGAAAGAGGAAAGGGGTGAAGAAATgcaaggagaagaagaagaagaagagcatTGATCCAGACTCTATCCACAGTGCCTTGTTAGCTTCTGGTCTGGGCTCCATCAGGCCTGCTTTCACCACCCCCCCAGTCAAGATCTCCAGCACACCTGCCATAG CAAAGGCAGAGGTAGATGACAGCTGTATGACCAGTCAGGATGCTGTGGAAGATGCTCAGCAGATGAAGAGAGATCTGTTGGACCAGCTAGATAAGCTGGCTCAGGATCTACCTCCCAACACTCTGGATGAACTCATAGATGAGCTGGGAGGACCCGACAACGTGGCTGAG ATGACTGGGCGTAAAGGCCGGGTGGTCAGTAACGACGATGGCAGCATCTCCTACGAGTCTCGGTCTGAGCTGGATGTTCCTGTGGAGATCCTCAAcctcacagagaaacagaggttCATGGACGGAGAGAAG AACATAGCCATCATCTCGGAAGCGGCCAGCTCGGGCATCTCCCTGCAGGCTGACCGGCGTGTAAAGAACCAGAGGAGGAGGGTCCACATGACCCTGGAGCTGCCCTGGAGTGCAGACAGAGCCATACAGCAGTTTG ggaggACCCATAGGTCTAACCAGGTGACTGCTCCTGAGTATGTGTTCCTCATCTCTGAGCTGGCTGGGGAACAGAGGTTTGCCTCCATTGTGGCCAAGAGACTGGAGAGCCTG GGTGCCCTCACCCATGGAGACAGAAGAGCAACAGAGACGAGAGATCTCAGCAAGTTCAACTTCGACAACAAA TATGGCAGAAATGCTCTGGAGATTGTGATGAAGTCCATCGTTAACCTGGACTTTCCGTTAGTGAATCCTCCATCGAACTTCGAAGGGGATTTCTACAAAG AGATCCTTCATGGGTTGATTGGAGTGGGTCTGATCCATGTGGAGGACAGATCAGGGATCCTGTCTCTGGACAAAG ACTACAACAACATAGGGAAGTTCCTGAACCGTATCCTGGGGATGGCGGTGCAGGAGCAGAACGCTCTGTTCCAGTACTTTTCTGACACGCTGGCAGCCGTCATACAGAATGCCAAGAAGAATGGACGTTACGACATGGGCATTCTGG ACCTAGGTTCTGGGGATGAGAAGGTGAAGAAGATGGAAGCCAAAAAGTTCCTGACTCCAGGCTACTCCACCTCCGGACATGTGGAGCTCTACACG GTGAGTGTGGAGAGAGGCATGTCCTGGGAAGATGCTACCCATGCCTGGGCTGAGCAGAGTGGACCTGACGATGGCTTCTATGTACAG ATAAGGAACAACAAGAAGACTGCTATCTTGGTGAAGGAGGTGAACAGTAAGAAGAGGCTGTTCCTGGTCTACAGACCCAACACAGGCAAACAGCTGAAACTGGAGGCCTACGCTGACATCAAGAAGAAGTGTAAAAAGGTGCTGTCAGATGATGCCAAGCAGCACTGGATGGACCAGTACCAGTCTTCAGCTGAGATCTGCTCTCATGCTTACTG gcgTGGTAACTGTAAGAAGGTGTCGGTGGGTCTGCAGTGTGAGGTGGGTCTGCGCTGCAGGACGTACTATGTGCTCTGTGGATCTGTGCTCAGTGTGTGGACCAAGGTGGAGGGAGTCCTGGCTTCCGTCAGCGGAACCAACATCAAGATGCAGATCGTCCGTCTCAGGACGGAGGACGGGCAGAGGATTGTGG GCCTGATCATTCCAATTAACTGCGTCTCTCCTCTGACCAACATCCTGTCGTCGTCTGACCAGTCTCAGCAACTGGCCGTTCAGCAGCAGCAGAAGTGGCAGCAGCTGCACCCTCAGAGCCTCAGCCACATGCATAACATGGGTTCACCACACAGTCTGGCCTGA
- the LOC139422824 gene encoding protein strawberry notch homolog 1-like isoform X1, which translates to MVEDFPRITVKMMDPGQDLLLAALSESGICPNDLFDFDPQDAAMLSPTPQSISISALGVDSGMEPTGVTAPPNSTGTIRHKPQPSTTTFVLNQLNQLPSLGTIVVTKPSTGGTARHTITVTKVVHTTPSALRGSTSTLTSSTALPSAVSTVVSSSLEQIQLKDLLRTGGLKGSTMKGSSLVELMRLKPPHDIAQPVATAIATGTTELNNGIKEVSGKDSARVWVNDDVKVRSFSPTLKLPGMEEEAEEEEDEELGHAETYAEYMPMKLRIGLRHPDQVVETSSLSSVNPPNVWYRMSIPEETIDRGWLSALQLEAITYAAQQHETFLPNGDRASYLIGDGAGVGKGRTIAGIIYENYLLGRKRSLWFSVSNDLKYDAERDLKDIGAKNIPVYSLNKFKYGKISSKHNGSVKKGVIFATYSSLIGESQSGGKYKTRFKQLLHWCGQAFDGVIVYDECHKAKNVCPIGSSKPTKTGLAVLELQNKLPKARVVYASATGASEPRNMAYMSRLGIWGEGTPFREFSNFIQAVERRGVGAMEIVAMDMKLRGMYIARQLSFTGVTFKIEQVPLTTHYIKMYNKSVHLWVAAREKFQAAANLMDAEQRMKKSMWGQFWSAHQRFFKYLCIASKVRRVVQLAREEVKNGKCVVIGLQSTGEARTLEALEEGGGELNDFVSTAKGVLQSLVEKHFPAPDREKLFSLLGIDLPVMKIPFPSEAAAEQKGKKRKGANIKKAEKRKRTSGGLSGNSSDDSKSEESHKDDAESDDSFKSVSSGEDDEDDFNPFKDDSSEDEEDDPWLSGKRKGVKKCKEKKKKKSIDPDSIHSALLASGLGSIRPAFTTPPVKISSTPAIAKAEVDDSCMTSQDAVEDAQQMKRDLLDQLDKLAQDLPPNTLDELIDELGGPDNVAEMTGRKGRVVSNDDGSISYESRSELDVPVEILNLTEKQRFMDGEKNIAIISEAASSGISLQADRRVKNQRRRVHMTLELPWSADRAIQQFGRTHRSNQVTAPEYVFLISELAGEQRFASIVAKRLESLGALTHGDRRATETRDLSKFNFDNKYGRNALEIVMKSIVNLDFPLVNPPSNFEGDFYKEILHGLIGVGLIHVEDRSGILSLDKDYNNIGKFLNRILGMAVQEQNALFQYFSDTLAAVIQNAKKNGRYDMGILDLGSGDEKVKKMEAKKFLTPGYSTSGHVELYTVSVERGMSWEDATHAWAEQSGPDDGFYVQIRNNKKTAILVKEVNSKKRLFLVYRPNTGKQLKLEAYADIKKKCKKVLSDDAKQHWMDQYQSSAEICSHAYWRGNCKKVSVGLQCEVGLRCRTYYVLCGSVLSVWTKVEGVLASVSGTNIKMQIVRLRTEDGQRIVGLIIPINCVSPLTNILSSSDQSQQLAVQQQQKWQQLHPQSLSHMHNMGSPHSLA; encoded by the exons ATGGTTGAGGATTTCCCGAGGATCACAGTAAAA ATGATGGATCCTGGACAGGATTTGCTCCTAGCAGCCCTGAGCGAGAGCGGCATCTGCCCTAACGACCTGTTTGACTTTGACCCTCAGGATGCTGCAATGCTGTCTCCCACCCCACAG TCCATCTCCATCAGTGCCCTGGGTGTTGACTCGGGGATGGAGCCAACGGGAGTCACAGCTCCACCCAATTCTACAGGCACAATCAGG CACAAACCTCAACCCTCAACCACCACATTTGTCTTAAATCAACTGAATCAGTTGCCATCGCTGGGAACAATCGTTGTGACCAAGCCCTCAACTGGAGGCACTGCCAGACATACCATCACAGTCACCAAGGTAGTCCATACCACTCCCTCAGCCCTGCGGGGGTCCACTTCCACACTCACCTCCTCCACGGCTCTCCCCTCCGCAGTCTCCACAGTGGTTTCTTCCAGTCTAGAGCAG ATCCAGCTGAAGGACCTGTTGAGGACAGGCGGTCTGAAGGGCAGCACCATGAAGGGTAGTAGTCTGGTGGAACTCATGAGGCTCAAGCCACCTCACGACATCGCCCAGCCGGTCGCCACAGCAATAGCCACAGGCACCA CGGAACTGAACAACGGGATAAAGGAGGTGTCAGGTAAAGACTCCGCTCGGGTCTGGGTGAACGACGACGTGAAAGTGCGGAGCTTCTCACCTACACTA AAACTcccaggaatggaggaggaggctgaggaagaggaggatgaagagttGGGTCATGCTGAGACATACGCTGAGTACATGCCCATGAAAT TGCGGATCGGGCTACGTCACCCAGACCAGGTTGTGGAGACAAGCTCCCTGTCCAGTGTGAATCCTCCCAACGTGTGGTACAGAATGTCCATACCGGAGGAGACCATCGACCGCGGCTGGCTGTCTGCTCTGCAGCTGGAGGCCATCACATACGCTGCCCAG CAACATGAAACATTCCTCCCTAACGGCGATCGAGCGTCCTATCTGATAGGAGACGGGGCCGGAGTGGGGAAGGGCCGAACCATCGCTGGGATAATCTACGAGAACTACCTCCTGGGCAGAAAGAGATCACTTTG GTTCAGTGTTTCTAATGACCTGAAGTATGATGCAGAGAGGGATCTGAAAGACATAGGAGCCAAGAACATTCCAGTCTATTCCCTCAACAAG TTTAAGTATGGTAAGATCTCGTCCAAACACAACGGCAGTGTGAAGAAGGGGGTGATCTTCGCTACGTATTCCTCTCTGATAGGAGAGAGCCAGTCTGGAGGGAAGTACAAGACCCGCTTCAAACAGCTGCTCCACTGGTGTGGACAGGCCTTCGACGGAGTC ATTGTGTATGACGAGTGTCACAAAGCAAAAAATGTCTGTCCCATCGGCTCGTCCAAACCCACCAAGACTGGACTGGCCGTCCTGGAGCTGCAAAACAAACTGCCCAAGGCGCGGGTGGTGTACGCTAGCGCCACTG GTGCGTCTGAGCCCCGTAACATGGCCTACATGAGCCGGCTGGGCATATGGGGGGAGGGGACCCCCTTCAGAGAGTTTAGCAACTTCATTCAGGCTGTGGAGCGCCG AGGTGTGGGTGCTATGGAGATAGTTGCCATGGATATGAAGCTGAGGGGGATGTACATCGCCAGGCAGCTGAGCTTCACGGGTGTCACGTTCAAGATTGAGCAGGTTCCTTTGACAACCCACTACATCAAGATGTACAACAAGTCTGTACACCTG TGGGTGGCTGCGCGGGAGAAGTTCCAGGCGGCTGCTAACCTGATGGATGCAGAGCAGCGGATGAAGAAGTCCATGTGGGGTCAGTTCTGGTCGGCCCACCAGAGGTTCTTCAAGTACCTCTGCATTGCGTCCAAGGTCCGCAGGGTGGTGCAGCTCGCCAGGGAGGAGGTCAAAAACGGAAAG TGTGTTGTGATTGGTCTCCAGTCGACAGGAGAGGCCAGAACACTGGAGGCcctggaggaaggaggaggagagctcAACGACTTTGTCTCCACCGCTAA AGGTGTGCTCCAGTCTCTGGTTGAGAAGCACTTCCCAGCTCCAGACAGAGAAAAGCTGTTCAGCCTGCTGGGCATTGACCTGCCGGTCATGAAGATCCCCTTCCCCAGCGAGGCTGCAGCAGAGCAGAAGGGAAAGAAGAGGAAAG GTGCCAACATAAAGAAggcagagaagaggaagagaacatCAGGTGGTCTGTCGGGGAACAGCTCTGATGACAGCAAATCAGAAGAGTCTCATAAGGACGATGCGGAGAGTGACGACAGCTTCAAGTCGGTCAGCTCGGGAGAAGATGACGAAGACGACTTCAATCCCTTCAAGGATGATTCCAgcgaggatgaggaggatg ACCCCTGGCTGTCTGGAAAGAGGAAAGGGGTGAAGAAATgcaaggagaagaagaagaagaagagcatTGATCCAGACTCTATCCACAGTGCCTTGTTAGCTTCTGGTCTGGGCTCCATCAGGCCTGCTTTCACCACCCCCCCAGTCAAGATCTCCAGCACACCTGCCATAG CAAAGGCAGAGGTAGATGACAGCTGTATGACCAGTCAGGATGCTGTGGAAGATGCTCAGCAGATGAAGAGAGATCTGTTGGACCAGCTAGATAAGCTGGCTCAGGATCTACCTCCCAACACTCTGGATGAACTCATAGATGAGCTGGGAGGACCCGACAACGTGGCTGAG ATGACTGGGCGTAAAGGCCGGGTGGTCAGTAACGACGATGGCAGCATCTCCTACGAGTCTCGGTCTGAGCTGGATGTTCCTGTGGAGATCCTCAAcctcacagagaaacagaggttCATGGACGGAGAGAAG AACATAGCCATCATCTCGGAAGCGGCCAGCTCGGGCATCTCCCTGCAGGCTGACCGGCGTGTAAAGAACCAGAGGAGGAGGGTCCACATGACCCTGGAGCTGCCCTGGAGTGCAGACAGAGCCATACAGCAGTTTG ggaggACCCATAGGTCTAACCAGGTGACTGCTCCTGAGTATGTGTTCCTCATCTCTGAGCTGGCTGGGGAACAGAGGTTTGCCTCCATTGTGGCCAAGAGACTGGAGAGCCTG GGTGCCCTCACCCATGGAGACAGAAGAGCAACAGAGACGAGAGATCTCAGCAAGTTCAACTTCGACAACAAA TATGGCAGAAATGCTCTGGAGATTGTGATGAAGTCCATCGTTAACCTGGACTTTCCGTTAGTGAATCCTCCATCGAACTTCGAAGGGGATTTCTACAAAG AGATCCTTCATGGGTTGATTGGAGTGGGTCTGATCCATGTGGAGGACAGATCAGGGATCCTGTCTCTGGACAAAG ACTACAACAACATAGGGAAGTTCCTGAACCGTATCCTGGGGATGGCGGTGCAGGAGCAGAACGCTCTGTTCCAGTACTTTTCTGACACGCTGGCAGCCGTCATACAGAATGCCAAGAAGAATGGACGTTACGACATGGGCATTCTGG ACCTAGGTTCTGGGGATGAGAAGGTGAAGAAGATGGAAGCCAAAAAGTTCCTGACTCCAGGCTACTCCACCTCCGGACATGTGGAGCTCTACACG GTGAGTGTGGAGAGAGGCATGTCCTGGGAAGATGCTACCCATGCCTGGGCTGAGCAGAGTGGACCTGACGATGGCTTCTATGTACAG ATAAGGAACAACAAGAAGACTGCTATCTTGGTGAAGGAGGTGAACAGTAAGAAGAGGCTGTTCCTGGTCTACAGACCCAACACAGGCAAACAGCTGAAACTGGAGGCCTACGCTGACATCAAGAAGAAGTGTAAAAAGGTGCTGTCAGATGATGCCAAGCAGCACTGGATGGACCAGTACCAGTCTTCAGCTGAGATCTGCTCTCATGCTTACTG gcgTGGTAACTGTAAGAAGGTGTCGGTGGGTCTGCAGTGTGAGGTGGGTCTGCGCTGCAGGACGTACTATGTGCTCTGTGGATCTGTGCTCAGTGTGTGGACCAAGGTGGAGGGAGTCCTGGCTTCCGTCAGCGGAACCAACATCAAGATGCAGATCGTCCGTCTCAGGACGGAGGACGGGCAGAGGATTGTGG GCCTGATCATTCCAATTAACTGCGTCTCTCCTCTGACCAACATCCTGTCGTCGTCTGACCAGTCTCAGCAACTGGCCGTTCAGCAGCAGCAGAAGTGGCAGCAGCTGCACCCTCAGAGCCTCAGCCACATGCATAACATGGGTTCACCACACAGTCTGGCCTGA